Proteins from one Candidatus Nezhaarchaeota archaeon genomic window:
- a CDS encoding acylphosphatase translates to MVAALKLMVKGRVQRVGFRRYVLDLAQELGLSGYVKNLPDGSVEILIQGGEELVKGFLEALKKPPPPAIVREVLEEKAEPRPEVKEFKIIYGELAEELQEGFGAMQSIFTEYWREFRDYWGEFREYRQEFRDFRGEFREYRQEFREFVKRTDENFKLLFEKYGEISSKLTIILEALIRESKETREALNEALKLLREAVEKLSSRAGK, encoded by the coding sequence ATGGTAGCAGCCCTCAAGCTAATGGTCAAGGGCAGGGTTCAAAGAGTTGGTTTTAGGAGGTACGTACTCGACTTAGCTCAAGAGCTAGGGCTAAGCGGCTACGTCAAGAACCTGCCGGACGGATCCGTGGAGATCCTCATTCAGGGGGGCGAGGAGCTTGTCAAGGGCTTCTTAGAAGCCTTAAAGAAGCCCCCACCCCCAGCAATTGTAAGAGAGGTGCTCGAAGAAAAAGCTGAGCCGAGGCCAGAAGTAAAGGAGTTCAAGATTATCTACGGCGAATTAGCGGAGGAGCTACAGGAAGGCTTCGGAGCTATGCAGTCCATCTTCACAGAGTACTGGAGGGAGTTTAGAGACTATTGGGGAGAGTTTAGGGAGTATAGACAAGAGTTCAGGGACTTCAGGGGAGAGTTTAGGGAGTATAGACAAGAGTTCAGGGAGTTTGTCAAGAGGACCGACGAGAACTTTAAGCTACTCTTCGAGAAGTATGGCGAGATCTCTAGCAAGCTCACCATCATACTCGAGGCTTTAATTAGAGAGTCTAAGGAGACGAGGGAGGCTCTAAACGAGGCGTTGAAGCTCTTGAGGGAGGCCGTCGAGAAGCTGTCAAGCCGAGCTGGGAAATAG
- a CDS encoding DUF86 domain-containing protein, giving the protein MLKDGGLITSLEYEDLVRLAKLRNLLVHGYWTVDNEKIYRSVKSDFKSVRSFIERLRRPCC; this is encoded by the coding sequence ATGCTTAAGGACGGGGGCCTAATCACAAGCCTAGAGTACGAGGACTTAGTGCGTCTAGCTAAATTGAGGAACCTGCTTGTTCATGGGTACTGGACGGTGGATAACGAGAAGATATATAGAAGCGTCAAGAGCGACTTTAAGAGCGTGAGGAGCTTCATTGAGAGGCTACGTAGGCCTTGCTGTTAA
- a CDS encoding CPBP family intramembrane metalloprotease, with the protein MLHLLHVPLHRSRRGTSRPLRRSDVNVQAGTPLSLRLAYSNAAIASVFLPAYFVLQSLLGYTYELHFFSTLTLVFAILLSAGLALIHQAHPSRSTYLALLGVYSLVFAEEFALNSEHIAYGLGLALVGVLTLPVLAASWAKSPWLRVALEASALILATRVVITPFPPAFLGLPASIPTTYTLTLAATILYLAYRRIPAKEVRFHLGTMGWLSQLAVGFSAGFVLGVAEYFILRPRLFVQGGLLQTLIYVVVVSMVFVGVTEELLFRGLLQTSLERLVDKWVAIVLASGVFGLMHVGWLNPLEVAFAYGAGVVFGFLAVKTESLLSPILAHGFGNLVLFSLALLL; encoded by the coding sequence TTGCTCCATCTTCTCCACGTCCCTCTCCATCGATCGAGGAGGGGTACTTCGAGGCCCTTGAGGAGGAGCGACGTCAACGTCCAAGCGGGTACACCTCTATCCTTGAGGCTAGCTTACTCAAACGCCGCCATAGCCTCAGTCTTCCTACCTGCGTACTTCGTGCTACAGAGCCTTCTCGGCTACACTTACGAGCTACACTTCTTCTCAACACTCACCCTAGTCTTCGCCATACTCCTCTCAGCTGGGCTTGCGCTTATTCATCAAGCACACCCATCTAGAAGCACGTACTTAGCCTTGCTCGGAGTCTACAGCCTAGTCTTTGCTGAGGAGTTCGCGCTGAATAGTGAGCATATTGCCTACGGCCTAGGGCTAGCTCTCGTCGGCGTCTTAACGCTCCCCGTCCTCGCCGCCTCATGGGCTAAGAGCCCTTGGCTAAGAGTTGCGCTAGAAGCCTCAGCCCTAATCCTAGCCACTAGGGTGGTCATCACCCCCTTCCCCCCCGCCTTCCTCGGGCTACCGGCCTCCATACCCACTACGTACACCCTAACCCTAGCCGCCACAATCCTATACTTGGCCTACAGAAGGATACCGGCGAAGGAGGTTAGATTCCATCTAGGAACTATGGGCTGGCTCAGCCAACTGGCAGTTGGCTTCTCAGCGGGCTTCGTCTTAGGGGTCGCTGAGTACTTCATTCTAAGGCCTAGGCTCTTTGTTCAAGGAGGCCTGCTTCAGACCTTAATCTACGTGGTCGTCGTGTCCATGGTCTTCGTCGGCGTAACCGAGGAGCTCCTCTTTAGAGGCCTACTCCAGACTTCGCTCGAGAGGCTAGTAGATAAGTGGGTGGCGATAGTCCTAGCCTCCGGGGTCTTTGGCTTAATGCACGTCGGCTGGCTCAACCCTCTCGAAGTAGCGTTCGCCTATGGCGCTGGGGTGGTGTTTGGGTTCCTAGCTGTAAAGACTGAGAGCCTCCTCTCACCCATACTAGCCCACGGGTTTGGAAACCTTGTCCTCTTCAGCCTCGCGCTCCTCCTCTAA
- the mobB gene encoding molybdopterin-guanine dinucleotide biosynthesis protein B — protein sequence MRSVKVVAVLGPKDTYKTRAAELIISRLSSMGLRVGGVKHLHSSRVDRPGKDTWRMAEAGASIVIAVGEGEVAAIERRRPSLREVLGAIEGRVDVVVVEGFKREAGAMGSVVKVLTARSLEELEELLSSVEPPIAAITGPIAEGLRSWRGVPVVNLDEDPSLLLDSVLSSLSLRARSSAKKLES from the coding sequence GTGCGCTCAGTGAAGGTAGTGGCCGTGCTAGGGCCCAAGGACACTTACAAGACGCGGGCCGCTGAGCTAATAATTTCGAGGCTCTCCTCGATGGGGCTTAGGGTAGGGGGGGTCAAGCACCTACACTCGTCTAGGGTCGATAGGCCTGGGAAGGACACGTGGAGGATGGCTGAGGCGGGCGCTAGCATAGTTATAGCCGTAGGGGAGGGGGAGGTGGCGGCGATCGAGAGGAGGAGGCCTAGCTTAAGAGAGGTGCTGGGGGCTATCGAGGGGAGGGTCGACGTAGTGGTGGTGGAGGGTTTTAAGCGAGAGGCTGGGGCCATGGGCAGCGTGGTGAAGGTGCTAACCGCGAGGAGCCTCGAGGAGCTCGAGGAGCTTCTAAGTAGCGTGGAGCCCCCCATCGCAGCCATCACCGGGCCGATCGCCGAGGGCCTCCGCTCGTGGAGAGGGGTCCCCGTGGTTAATCTAGACGAAGACCCCTCCCTCCTCCTAGACTCCGTCCTCAGCTCCCTCTCACTAAGAGCTCGATCCTCTGCTAAGAAATTAGAGAGCTGA
- a CDS encoding glycosyltransferase family 2 protein has protein sequence MPEPALHFSIIFALSAPRLGVKRALALSAIALLPDLDVLLHVHRSMSHSAIIIGLAWLLVLLPLYFFKRKYLALGALGLLATLSHSLMDCFQTYTPILYPFLDRSLWIKVDGRVSISPEGITPQASIGIADSPTVFSSFQLLDAPLFTSEGFLVSLLLMAIPLLLEVKGAGRSVGGADRALGARVLTKSPLDDPAVDTGALEAPVPKDMVTVVLPTLNEEKSIGLVIDELVAEGYKNLLVVDGYSSDRTVEVARSKGVEVVYQKGVGKAGAIATAIERVSTPYMLVMDGDHTYDPRDIERLLRYARGYDEVIGYRSNRGNIPLLHRVGNRVISLALSLMFGRQIRDPCSGMYLLRTDMAKRLELSSSGFDVEVEVAGQVASLGRIAEVPVSYRRRVGEAKLKAWRDGLKILMASVRVMWLYNPVFMLSALAALLTVPGAAILLWQFTLRHFYGAGAWSLGWSWLGLVLFVAGLQGIAVAATSLMLKRVERRIVQALRPGAAA, from the coding sequence GTGCCTGAGCCAGCCCTCCACTTCTCCATTATCTTCGCCCTCTCGGCCCCAAGGCTAGGCGTTAAGAGGGCCTTGGCGCTCTCGGCAATAGCCCTCCTACCAGACCTGGACGTCCTCCTCCACGTCCATAGGTCTATGAGCCACTCCGCCATAATAATAGGCTTAGCGTGGCTACTAGTCCTCTTGCCCCTCTACTTCTTTAAGCGTAAATACCTCGCCCTCGGGGCCCTAGGCCTCCTAGCGACCCTAAGCCACTCGCTAATGGACTGCTTCCAGACGTACACACCTATACTATACCCCTTCCTAGATAGGAGCCTGTGGATTAAGGTAGACGGGCGAGTCTCCATCTCCCCCGAGGGGATTACGCCGCAGGCCTCCATCGGCATCGCGGACTCCCCGACGGTCTTCAGCTCCTTCCAACTCCTCGACGCGCCTCTCTTCACTAGCGAAGGCTTCCTAGTATCGCTCCTGCTCATGGCCATCCCGCTACTCCTAGAGGTTAAGGGCGCTGGGAGGTCGGTAGGAGGCGCCGACAGGGCTCTAGGAGCTAGGGTGCTCACTAAAAGCCCGCTCGACGACCCAGCGGTCGACACGGGCGCGCTGGAGGCCCCGGTCCCTAAGGACATGGTTACCGTAGTCCTCCCGACGCTGAACGAGGAGAAGAGCATAGGCCTAGTCATCGACGAGCTAGTGGCTGAAGGGTACAAGAACCTCCTAGTCGTCGACGGCTACTCTTCCGATAGAACCGTGGAGGTAGCTAGGTCTAAAGGCGTCGAGGTGGTCTACCAAAAGGGCGTAGGTAAGGCTGGGGCGATCGCAACAGCGATAGAGAGGGTCTCGACGCCGTACATGCTGGTCATGGACGGAGACCACACCTACGACCCCAGGGACATAGAGCGCCTCCTAAGATACGCCCGGGGGTACGATGAGGTCATAGGCTACAGGTCCAACAGGGGGAACATCCCCCTGCTCCATAGGGTCGGGAACAGGGTCATAAGCCTAGCCCTCAGCCTAATGTTCGGGAGGCAGATAAGAGATCCGTGTAGCGGAATGTACCTTTTAAGGACGGACATGGCTAAGAGGCTCGAGCTATCTTCAAGCGGGTTCGACGTCGAGGTCGAGGTGGCTGGCCAAGTAGCCTCGCTCGGCAGGATCGCAGAGGTCCCAGTAAGCTACCGTAGGCGAGTGGGGGAGGCGAAGCTTAAGGCTTGGAGGGACGGCCTCAAAATACTTATGGCCTCAGTCAGGGTCATGTGGCTCTACAACCCAGTCTTCATGCTCTCAGCCCTAGCAGCACTACTAACCGTGCCGGGGGCAGCGATACTTCTATGGCAGTTTACGCTCAGACACTTCTACGGCGCCGGAGCGTGGTCCTTGGGCTGGTCTTGGCTCGGGCTAGTCCTCTTCGTCGCCGGCCTCCAGGGGATAGCCGTGGCCGCGACGTCCCTGATGCTGAAGAGGGTGGAGCGAAGGATAGTCCAAGCGCTTAGACCAGGGGCGGCCGCGTGA
- a CDS encoding nucleotidyltransferase domain-containing protein, with the protein MLLNSHYKYYRLKPEEREALIEGVRRVLEEEGVVLAIVFGSFTELDSFRDIDIAVYTERAEAGLDAISKLAARLEEQIHVPVDVVPLESIPTKFRRYILTKGRVILERVAGLYEALVAQTVDELMLLERSEGRVSQQS; encoded by the coding sequence TTGCTGTTAAACAGTCATTACAAGTACTATAGGCTGAAGCCTGAGGAGAGGGAGGCACTCATAGAGGGCGTCAGGAGGGTCCTTGAAGAGGAGGGCGTCGTGCTCGCTATAGTCTTCGGCAGCTTCACGGAGCTAGACTCGTTTAGAGACATAGATATAGCGGTGTACACTGAGCGCGCGGAGGCCGGCTTAGACGCCATATCTAAGCTAGCTGCGCGCCTAGAGGAGCAGATCCACGTACCGGTGGACGTAGTCCCTCTGGAAAGCATCCCCACAAAGTTCAGGCGCTACATCTTAACTAAGGGCAGAGTAATCCTAGAGAGAGTGGCGGGCCTCTACGAAGCACTCGTCGCGCAGACAGTAGACGAACTGATGCTTTTAGAGAGAAGTGAAGGACGCGTCAGCCAGCAATCCTAG
- a CDS encoding DUF1616 domain-containing protein — protein MIDKEVGAVVAAVIVVVGVFATSQALLSGRVVEPFSELGLLGPGMKIGDYPREVVVGQPFRLFVYIGNREGKTMYYQVRVKLGDRASFINGTVPMEAPTLAKYERVLVHNQTVIYPVELAIDREGRGLRLVFELWAYDEQAGQFKYHGRWNQLWINATAPPAA, from the coding sequence ATGATAGATAAAGAGGTCGGCGCTGTAGTGGCTGCGGTAATCGTAGTGGTGGGCGTCTTCGCAACTTCCCAAGCCCTACTCTCTGGTAGGGTCGTCGAGCCGTTCTCAGAGCTCGGGCTCCTAGGGCCGGGCATGAAGATAGGGGACTACCCAAGGGAGGTCGTGGTCGGCCAGCCGTTTAGGCTGTTCGTATACATAGGGAACCGGGAGGGCAAGACCATGTACTACCAGGTTAGAGTGAAGCTAGGCGATAGGGCGTCCTTCATAAACGGGACCGTCCCAATGGAGGCCCCGACGCTAGCTAAGTATGAGAGGGTCCTCGTCCACAACCAGACAGTAATCTACCCAGTGGAGCTAGCTATAGATAGGGAGGGGAGGGGCCTTAGGCTAGTCTTTGAGCTATGGGCCTACGACGAGCAGGCGGGGCAGTTTAAGTACCATGGGAGGTGGAACCAGCTATGGATAAACGCCACCGCCCCCCCAGCAGCCTAA
- a CDS encoding DUF3782 domain-containing protein: protein MGLSELKAKVFELLREDLEFRYAVAGLLGLEEVLRRLDRHEAELAKLREDFNRKAEEDSKKFASIEAELAKLREDMMLGFKRHDEELAKLREDVAKGFNLIRRHIDALGARWGMLSERAFREGLKGLIEKELGLQVEKWVRRDEEGYVHGHPSVVDLDVAVSDRKLVLIEVKSHVDLPDVSTFKRKAEFYERVEKRRPDRLVIVTPYADEEALEAARQLQVEIYTGV, encoded by the coding sequence ATGGGGCTTAGCGAGCTTAAGGCCAAGGTCTTCGAGCTACTACGCGAGGACTTAGAGTTTCGCTACGCTGTAGCGGGCTTACTTGGCCTCGAGGAGGTACTACGTAGGCTCGATAGGCATGAGGCTGAGCTAGCTAAGCTTAGGGAGGACTTCAATAGGAAGGCTGAGGAGGACTCGAAGAAGTTCGCTAGCATAGAGGCTGAGCTAGCTAAGCTTAGGGAGGACATGATGCTGGGCTTCAAGAGGCACGACGAAGAGCTCGCTAAGCTAAGAGAGGACGTGGCTAAGGGGTTCAACTTGATTAGGAGGCACATAGACGCTCTCGGCGCTAGGTGGGGGATGCTGAGCGAGCGAGCCTTTAGAGAGGGCCTTAAGGGCTTAATCGAGAAGGAGCTCGGCCTCCAGGTTGAGAAGTGGGTTAGGAGGGATGAGGAGGGCTACGTCCACGGACACCCGAGCGTCGTAGACCTAGACGTAGCGGTGAGCGATAGGAAGCTCGTGCTAATCGAGGTTAAGTCTCACGTAGACCTGCCCGACGTCTCAACGTTTAAGCGTAAAGCAGAGTTCTATGAGAGGGTCGAGAAGAGGAGGCCGGATAGGCTAGTGATCGTCACGCCGTACGCAGACGAAGAAGCGTTAGAGGCAGCGAGGCAGCTACAAGTAGAGATCTATACTGGAGTATAG
- a CDS encoding DUF1616 domain-containing protein: MGRRRARQRQVRAGGEVGRGEERILEVLERHGEVRLEDAVSLCQQALKLRREDVAKSIYYLSQRGLVTLEDPSPPSSFVSYLTNHRSAWFWAIVLLVALTSQSIYLFPQVPPVTYVRYALGSLFVLYLPGYALVEALYPRREDLTPLERLALSIGLSLALVPLIGLVLNYTPWGIRLNPVFTALSLTALGLSTVALVRKYAYSKSVAK, from the coding sequence ATGGGGCGCCGTAGAGCCAGGCAGAGGCAGGTACGAGCCGGGGGGGAGGTAGGTCGGGGCGAAGAGAGGATCCTGGAGGTCTTAGAGAGGCACGGCGAGGTGAGGTTGGAAGACGCCGTAAGCCTCTGCCAGCAGGCACTAAAGCTACGTAGGGAGGACGTCGCTAAGTCCATTTACTACCTCTCCCAGAGGGGTCTAGTTACGCTAGAAGACCCTAGCCCGCCCTCTAGCTTCGTAAGCTACTTGACTAACCATAGGAGCGCGTGGTTCTGGGCGATAGTCCTCCTAGTAGCATTAACCTCGCAGAGCATCTACCTCTTCCCTCAAGTCCCGCCCGTAACGTACGTTAGGTACGCCCTCGGCTCCCTCTTCGTCCTCTACCTACCTGGATACGCCCTAGTAGAAGCCCTCTACCCGAGGAGGGAGGACCTAACGCCGCTCGAGAGGCTTGCGCTATCTATCGGGCTTAGCCTAGCCCTCGTCCCGTTAATCGGGCTGGTCCTAAACTACACGCCCTGGGGAATTAGGCTTAACCCAGTGTTCACCGCCCTATCGCTGACAGCCCTCGGGCTATCGACAGTAGCCTTAGTTAGAAAGTACGCCTACTCTAAGTCGGTGGCTAAGTAG